In Equus caballus isolate H_3958 breed thoroughbred chromosome 25, TB-T2T, whole genome shotgun sequence, one DNA window encodes the following:
- the EXOSC2 gene encoding exosome complex component RRP4, with translation MAMEMRLPVARKPLSESLGRESKKHLVVPGDTITTDTGFMRGHGTYMGEEKLIASVAGSVERVNKLICVKALKTRYNGEVGDIVVGRITEVQQKRWKVETNSRLDSVLLLSSMNLPGGELRRRSAEDELAMRGFLQEGDLISAEVQAVFSDGAVSLHTRSLKYGKLGQGVLVQVSPSLVKRQKTHFHDLPCGASVILGNNGFIWIYPTPEHKEEDAGGFIANLEPVSLADREVISRLRNCIVSLVTQRMMLYDTSILYCYEASLPHPIKDILKPEIMEEIVLETRQRLLEQEG, from the exons ATGGCGATGGAGATGCGCCTGCCCGTTGCTCGCAAGCCTCTTAGTGAGAGCTTGGGCCGCGAGAGTAAGAAACACCTGGTGGTGCCGGGGGACACGATCACCACGGACACGGGCTTCATGCG GGGCCATGGAACTTACATGGGGGAAGAGAAGCTCATTGCCTCTGTGGCTGGCTCTGTGGAGAGAGTAAACAAGTTGATCTGTGTGAAAGCTTTGAAAACCAG aTATAATGGTGAAGTAGGAGACATTGTAGTGGGGAGAATCACAGAG GTTCAGCAGAAGAGGTGGAAGGTGGAGACGAACTCTAGGCTGGATTCAGTCTTGCTTCTCTCATCCATGAACCTTCCCGGGGGAGAGCTG AGGAGAAGATCGGCAGAAGATGAGCTGGCGATGCGAGGCTTCTTGCAGGAAGGAGACCTCATCAGT GCTGAGGTGCAGGCAGTGTTCTCTGACGGGGCCGTCTCTCTGCACACGAGGAGTCTAAAATACGGAAAA CTAGGTCAGGGCGTTTTGGTCCAGGTTTCCCCCTCCCTGGTGAAACGGCAGAAGACTCACTTCCATGACTTGCCCTGTGGTGCCTCAGTGATTCTGGGTAACAACGGCTTCATCTGGATCTACCCTACCCCTGAGCACAAAGAAGAGGATGCAGGGGGCTTCATTGCAAACCTGGAG CCTGTCTCCCTTGCTGATCGAGAGGTGATCTCCCGGCTTCGGAACTGTATCGTCTCGCTGGTAACTCAGAGGATGATGCTGTATGACACCAGTATCCTGTATTGCTATGAGGCATCCCTTCCACATCCG atcaAAGACATCTTAAAGCCAGAAATCATGGAGGAAATTGTGTTGGAAACACGCCAGAGACTTTTAGAACAGGAGGGCTAA
- the LOC138920750 gene encoding uncharacterized protein — translation MSPTAPLVPAQPEALMQRKSLDWFHRPFKKRT, via the coding sequence ATGTCACCTACGGCCCCCTTAGTCCCAGCCCAGCCCGAAGCCttaatgcaaaggaaaagtcTGGActggtttcacaggccttttaaaaAGCGGACTTAA